In Thermoanaerobaculia bacterium, a single window of DNA contains:
- a CDS encoding HAMP domain-containing sensor histidine kinase, producing the protein MLHDFITQNRSELIASCRTKVAARPIPEPTPEELEHGVPLFLDQLVEILRLRTTSSRGIREGAEKHGNEMLRLGFTISQVVHDYGDICQAITDLALEREAPISTSDFRTLNRCLDDAIANAVTEYSRKRDERISAEGTERLGEFAHELRNLLNGATLSFDVLRTGSVGVNGATGAILGRSLSRMRDFVNRSLAETRVDAGVQNRERIAMGTFMDEVVAPAAIEGRARGLRLTVVRDEGSAAVGADRQVLTSVVVNLLQNAFKFSPPGGKVTLRTQADADRVRIEVDDECGGLRSGDPQTLFHPFGRRGSDRSGLGLGLSISKRGVEASGGTLEVRDIPGTGCVFTVDLPRAAVGVDPAENLS; encoded by the coding sequence ATGTTGCACGATTTCATCACTCAGAACCGCAGCGAGCTCATCGCCTCGTGCCGGACGAAAGTCGCCGCGAGGCCGATTCCCGAGCCGACTCCTGAAGAGCTGGAGCACGGGGTCCCCCTGTTCCTGGACCAGCTCGTCGAGATCCTCCGTCTGCGGACGACGTCGAGTCGGGGAATCCGGGAGGGCGCCGAGAAGCATGGCAACGAGATGCTTCGCCTGGGGTTCACGATCAGCCAGGTCGTCCACGACTACGGCGACATCTGCCAGGCGATCACCGACCTCGCGCTCGAACGCGAAGCGCCGATCTCGACGTCCGACTTTCGCACGCTCAACCGGTGCCTCGACGACGCGATCGCCAACGCCGTTACCGAGTACAGCCGAAAGCGCGACGAGCGGATCTCGGCGGAGGGCACCGAGCGTCTGGGCGAGTTCGCGCACGAGCTCCGGAATCTCCTCAACGGAGCGACCCTCTCCTTCGACGTCCTGCGGACGGGGAGCGTCGGCGTGAACGGAGCCACCGGCGCGATCCTCGGGCGCAGCCTCTCCCGGATGCGTGACTTCGTCAACCGTTCGCTCGCCGAGACCCGCGTGGATGCCGGCGTCCAGAACCGCGAGCGGATCGCGATGGGGACGTTCATGGACGAAGTCGTGGCGCCGGCCGCGATCGAAGGCCGTGCCCGAGGCTTGCGCCTCACGGTCGTGCGCGACGAGGGTTCCGCGGCCGTCGGGGCCGACCGCCAGGTTCTGACGTCGGTCGTCGTGAATCTCCTTCAGAACGCATTCAAGTTCAGCCCGCCCGGGGGAAAGGTGACCCTGAGAACGCAGGCGGACGCCGATCGGGTCCGGATCGAAGTCGACGACGAGTGCGGAGGGCTCCGCTCCGGAGATCCGCAGACCCTCTTCCACCCGTTCGGGCGGCGCGGCAGCGACCGAAGCGGCCTGGGCCTGGGCCTCTCGATCAGCAAGCGCGGGGTCGAGGCGAGCGGCGGCACGCTCGAGGTACGCGACATCCCGGGCACCGGATGCGTCTTCACAGTGGATCTGCCGAGGGCGGCCGTCGGAGTGGATCCCGCGGAGAATCTCTCGTGA
- a CDS encoding thioredoxin domain-containing protein, with product MKKRAKTLRAPVTSKDHVRGSPLAAVTLVGYGDFTCPECAKSYRAVKKIQREMGSRLRYVFRSFSRDPLNRRAEDAAEAAECAGAQGKFWDIHDRMFENQGAADPLPLAEHARAVGLDADRFRREMRGHLHLAKIRAVRKGGVGRGVAEVPTFFINSLRHESAFGLATLLPAVQAAAAVL from the coding sequence GTGAAAAAACGAGCGAAGACGTTGAGAGCTCCGGTCACTTCGAAGGACCACGTCCGGGGGTCTCCGCTCGCGGCGGTCACGCTCGTCGGCTACGGAGATTTCACGTGCCCGGAGTGCGCGAAATCCTATCGAGCCGTCAAGAAGATCCAGCGGGAAATGGGCTCCCGGCTCCGTTACGTGTTCCGCAGCTTTTCCCGGGATCCCCTCAACCGGAGGGCGGAGGACGCCGCCGAGGCGGCCGAGTGCGCAGGCGCCCAGGGAAAGTTCTGGGACATCCACGATCGGATGTTCGAAAACCAGGGAGCAGCAGACCCGCTTCCGCTGGCCGAGCACGCGCGCGCCGTCGGCCTGGACGCCGATCGATTCCGGCGGGAAATGCGGGGACACCTCCACCTGGCGAAGATCCGCGCGGTGCGGAAAGGAGGCGTTGGCCGCGGCGTCGCCGAGGTGCCCACCTTCTTCATCAATTCTCTGCGACACGAGAGCGCGTTCGGTCTGGCCACGCTGCTCCCCGCCGTCCAGGCCGCGGCGGCTGTCCTGTGA
- a CDS encoding LysR substrate-binding domain-containing protein, whose amino-acid sequence MELRHLRYFVAVADELHFGRAAARVHTSQPSLSQQIRDLERELKVDLFLRTKRRVALTPAGERFLGEVRGILASAQRAAGLAREAARGESRKLAIGISPETDWLFLGRALQLFAEHAPSVEVLFQNLTPESQVAALRAGQIDVGFVGLPLQAEGLVTEPTGRVRLVVALPASHPMAGRSDLKLEELSKEAYVLWPKHLSPDSYDQMLAVFRHAGFGPPIAMEGGIPSTRTVLGMVAAGLTIALVDPVLEQMSASAVVFRPLADPGIFTERGIIFRRGDASPILASFLEQVRATPRERAITPVEAGNSKKGRRRNEVRRPGRRSPTAR is encoded by the coding sequence ATGGAGCTTCGACATCTTCGCTATTTCGTGGCGGTCGCCGATGAGCTCCATTTCGGCCGCGCGGCCGCGCGCGTGCACACTTCCCAGCCGTCCTTGAGCCAGCAGATCCGGGACCTCGAGCGCGAGCTCAAGGTCGATCTGTTTCTTCGGACGAAACGGCGCGTCGCGCTGACTCCGGCGGGCGAGCGTTTTCTCGGCGAGGTCCGCGGCATTCTCGCCTCGGCCCAACGCGCGGCCGGCCTCGCGCGGGAGGCGGCGCGGGGAGAATCGCGCAAACTGGCGATCGGCATCTCTCCCGAGACCGACTGGCTCTTCCTGGGCCGGGCCCTTCAACTCTTCGCCGAGCATGCCCCTTCGGTGGAGGTCCTCTTCCAGAACCTGACGCCGGAGAGCCAGGTCGCGGCGCTTCGCGCCGGTCAGATCGACGTCGGTTTCGTGGGACTGCCGCTCCAAGCCGAAGGGCTCGTCACCGAGCCGACGGGGCGGGTGCGACTGGTCGTCGCCCTTCCGGCGAGTCATCCCATGGCGGGCCGGAGCGACCTCAAGCTCGAGGAGCTGTCGAAGGAAGCCTACGTGCTCTGGCCGAAGCACCTGTCGCCCGACTCGTATGACCAGATGCTCGCCGTGTTTCGGCACGCCGGTTTCGGGCCGCCGATCGCGATGGAAGGAGGGATTCCGTCGACGCGAACCGTTCTCGGCATGGTCGCGGCCGGTCTGACGATTGCTCTCGTCGATCCCGTCCTCGAGCAGATGTCCGCGTCGGCGGTTGTCTTTCGTCCCCTGGCGGACCCGGGGATCTTCACCGAAAGAGGAATCATTTTCCGGCGCGGAGACGCCTCACCGATTCTCGCCTCCTTCCTCGAGCAGGTGCGGGCCACCCCCCGCGAGCGAGCGATCACGCCCGTCGAGGCCGGGAATAGCAAGAAAGGGCGGCGTCGAAATGAGGTACGCCGCCCCGGCCGACGGAGCCCGACCGCGCGTTAA